DNA from Halogeometricum sp. S1BR25-6:
AGTTGACGAAACTGTCCTCGAACGAGAACCCGCACGGACCGAGTCCCGACGCGGTGGCCGCCATCGAGGACGCCGCTCCGGAGGTACACGTCTACCCGAAGTCCTCCCATACGGACCTCACGGACGCCCTCGCCGAGCGGTGGGACCTCACCTCAGAGCAGGTGTGGGTCAGCGCCGGCGCCGACGGCGCCCTCGATTATCTCTCGCGGGCGTTCCTCGAACCGGGCGACCGCGTGCTCACGCCGGAACCGGGCTTCGCCTACTACCCCATGTCCGCGCGCTACCACCACGGCGAGGTGGCCGAGTACGACCTGTCGAAGGCCGACGACTTCGCGCAGACGTCCGAGGGAGTGCTCGACGCCTACGACGGCGAGCGCATCGTCTACGTGACGACACCGCACAACCCGACAGGGTCGGAGATGCACCGAAGCGACATCGTCGACCTGCTCGAATCGGTCGACGACGAGACGCTGGTCGTCGTCGACGAGGCGTACGGCGAGTACAGCGAGGAACCGTCGTCCATCGACCTGCTCTCCGAACACGACAACCTCGCGGTCACTCGCACGTTCTCGAAGGCGTTCGGCCTCGCGGGGCTCCGCATCGGCTACGCCGCCGTGCCCGAGTCGTGGGCCGACGCCTACGCCCGCGTGAACACGCCGTTCGCGGCGAGCGAGGTGGCCTGCCGCGCCGCCCTCGCCGCCCTCGGCGACGAGGCGCACGTCGAGACGTCGGTGGAGACGGCCGAGTGGGCCCGCGAGTACTACCGCGAGGAACTCGACGCGGAGACGTGGCCCTCCGGGGCCAACTTCGTCCTCGCCGAGGTGGGCGACGCGTCCGCCGTCGCCGAGGCGGCGCAAAAACGGGGCGTCATCGTCCGCGACACGAGCAGTTTCGGCCTGCCCGAGTGCGTCCGCGTCTCCTGCGGCACGCGCGAGGAGACGACGCGCGCCGTCGAGGTGCTGAACGAGGTCATCGCCGACCTAGACGCAGGGGTCCCCGAGGCGTGACGCGCCGCATCGTCCTCACCGGCACGCCCGGCACGGGCAAGACCACCGTCTCCGAACTCGTCGCCGAGCGAACCGGTCTCGACGTGGTCCACCTGAACGACGAGATACGCGACGAGAAACTGTACACCGAACGCGACGACGAACGCGACTCGCTCGTCGCCGACGTGGAGGCGATAACCGAGTGGCTGGGCGAGTGGGACGGGATGGTCGAGTCGCACCTCTCGCACCTGCTCGACGCCGACGTCGCCGTCGTCCTGCGCTGTCACCCCGAGGAGTTGGAAGAACGCCTGCGGGAGCGGGGAGAATCGGAGGCGAAGGCGCGGGAGAACGCCGAGAGCGAGGCGCTCGACGTCGTCCTCTCGGAGGCCGTCGACCGCTTCGGTACCGAAGCGGTGTACGAGATAGACACGACCGACCGGACGCCCGAGGCCGTCGCCGACGACGTGGTGGCGGCCGTCGAGGGTGAGATGGAACCGCGCGCCGGAACCGTGAACTTCATCGACTACCTATGAGGCGGACCCGATGACGCTCGACCGCTACCGCTCGGTCGCGGACCGCCTGCTCGACCCGTTCGTCGGCGCGGCCGACCGACTCGGGCTCTCTCCCGACGGCGTGAGCGTCGTCGCCTTCGCGTTCGCCGTCGCCGCCGGCGTCGCGTTCTACCTCGGGACGCCGCTCTGGTACGCACTGGGCGGCGTCTTCGTCTTCCTGAACGGCTGGTTGGACCTCGTGGACGGCGCCCTCGCCCGCGCGCAGGGCGTCTCCTCGGACGGCGGCGACCTGTTGGACCACGTGCTCGACCGCTACGCCGACATCGCCATGCTCGTCGGTCTCGCCGCCGGCATCGACTCCTACGGTCTCGGCCTCGCCGCCGTCACGGGCGTCTTGATGACCTCGTACCTCGGCACGCAGATTCAGGCGGTCGGCCTCGGCCGCCAGTACGGCGGCCTCGTCGGCCGCGCGGACCGCCTGGCGCTCATCGGCCTCGTCGCGTTCGTCGCCGCCGCCGTCCCCCGGCCGGTGTTCGGACTCACCCCCGTCGGGTGGCTCTTGGTGTTCTTCGCAGTCATCGGCCACTTCACCGCGCTCCAGCGGTTCTGGGGCGCGTGGTCGGACCTCTCCTGACGGGACCGGGTTCGAGAGTCGACGGCCGCCGCCGAATCGCCGTCGTCGCACGTTTTATAAGTCGCCTCCGACTATCACGCACTATGCCCCAGTGCGAAATGTGCGGCAAGGAGCGACCGTCGCTCACGACGGTCAAAGTCGAAGGGGCCGAACTCGAACTCTGTGACGACTGTTCGCAGTTCGGAACCGAGGTCCGCACCGAGTCGAGTTCCTCCGGCTCGACGAAGTACTCAACGTCGAGTTCGTCGGGGTCGTCCTCGTCGTCCGACTCGTCGGGTTCCGGGTCCTCGGGCGGCGGCGGTGGCTCCTCCCAGCGCCGGCGCGACATGTTCGACGACATGGACGAGATAGCGGGCGACTACGACGACCGCATCCGCGACGCCCGCGAGGAGCGCGGCATGAGCCAAGAGGACCTCGCGAACTCGCTCAACGAGAAGGCGAGCCTCATCCGCAAACTCGAACGCGCCGACATCCTCCCGCCGGACAACGTCCGGAAGAAACTGGAGCGGAAGCTCGAAATCTCGCTCGTGGAGGGCGGCGACGACGAGGAGAACGAGTGGTCCGGCGGGTCGTCGACGACGACCACCCTCGGCGACGTGGTAAAGCGGAAGGACTGACTGCTCGGCTCGCTTCTCGATTTACTCTTCCGTGAGAAACCGCGCGCGAACCTCCAGCGACAGGTCCGCGACGATGCCGATAGTCACCGACGCTCCCTCCAGCAGCGACGACGCCTCGGTGTACGAGAGCGGTTCCGCGCGGTCGGCGCCGGGCGCGTTTTCGCTTCCGCTTCCGCTTCTACTTCCACTTTCGTCTCCGTCGGGGTCGGCGGCGAACCGGAACGGCTCTGGGTCGATGCGGTCGCCCGACACCGTCGGCCGGTGGCGGAGGACCCCCTCGTCGGTGCGAAGGTAGAGCACGTCCGCCGCCGCCTCCAGCGCCGCCAGCCAGTCGTCGGGGGTGACCGAGTCGGCGTCGCGCCACCCGGCGACGGCCTCGACCACGGGCTGAAGCGCGCCCACGCGTTCGGTGTCCGACTCGTCTTCGAGGTGTCGCTGGAGGGTCTCGGCCACCGTCGCGGGGTCGCCGGCGACCGGCCCCGAGTCGTCCGGGTCGTCCATGCGGGACCCCTCGCGCTCCGCCCCCAAA
Protein-coding regions in this window:
- a CDS encoding multiprotein bridging factor aMBF1, giving the protein MPQCEMCGKERPSLTTVKVEGAELELCDDCSQFGTEVRTESSSSGSTKYSTSSSSGSSSSSDSSGSGSSGGGGGSSQRRRDMFDDMDEIAGDYDDRIRDAREERGMSQEDLANSLNEKASLIRKLERADILPPDNVRKKLERKLEISLVEGGDDEENEWSGGSSTTTTLGDVVKRKD
- a CDS encoding adenylate kinase family protein, whose protein sequence is MTRRIVLTGTPGTGKTTVSELVAERTGLDVVHLNDEIRDEKLYTERDDERDSLVADVEAITEWLGEWDGMVESHLSHLLDADVAVVLRCHPEELEERLRERGESEAKARENAESEALDVVLSEAVDRFGTEAVYEIDTTDRTPEAVADDVVAAVEGEMEPRAGTVNFIDYL
- the hisC gene encoding histidinol-phosphate transaminase is translated as MRPRDLSAHQAYVPGRGAEEVARELGMDPDELTKLSSNENPHGPSPDAVAAIEDAAPEVHVYPKSSHTDLTDALAERWDLTSEQVWVSAGADGALDYLSRAFLEPGDRVLTPEPGFAYYPMSARYHHGEVAEYDLSKADDFAQTSEGVLDAYDGERIVYVTTPHNPTGSEMHRSDIVDLLESVDDETLVVVDEAYGEYSEEPSSIDLLSEHDNLAVTRTFSKAFGLAGLRIGYAAVPESWADAYARVNTPFAASEVACRAALAALGDEAHVETSVETAEWAREYYREELDAETWPSGANFVLAEVGDASAVAEAAQKRGVIVRDTSSFGLPECVRVSCGTREETTRAVEVLNEVIADLDAGVPEA
- a CDS encoding CDP-alcohol phosphatidyltransferase family protein, with translation MTLDRYRSVADRLLDPFVGAADRLGLSPDGVSVVAFAFAVAAGVAFYLGTPLWYALGGVFVFLNGWLDLVDGALARAQGVSSDGGDLLDHVLDRYADIAMLVGLAAGIDSYGLGLAAVTGVLMTSYLGTQIQAVGLGRQYGGLVGRADRLALIGLVAFVAAAVPRPVFGLTPVGWLLVFFAVIGHFTALQRFWGAWSDLS